The Camelus ferus isolate YT-003-E chromosome 4, BCGSAC_Cfer_1.0, whole genome shotgun sequence genome has a segment encoding these proteins:
- the EGFL7 gene encoding epidermal growth factor-like protein 7 isoform X5 gives MREPRPPGWHPPIPTGSKCLSPPARVPDAVALLWSSGHPEEQPETRKHRPCGAPGSCFCCGSWCWQLVAPSTSTGLAAGCVLSGFPGAPCPSPSCNACTSPSSPPAMGTELAAPTGPSTGPPTAAALGRPPPALAMPAAPAGRGPADCLDPVAQGPADPSEFLVGFPHPQQYASRHARTEGAVSSLAAATALQVGRETPARQTWMNAAPEGVAVPSAVSTPQAVTGASVGRGTALLWTGHSACRTEGRLGRPQTPRQGPIRGPGSLERQHLCWRRDIITFGVDSEVKEEVQRLRSRVDVLEQKLQLVLAPLHSLASRALEHGLPDPGSLLAHSLQQLDRIDSLSEQISFLEEQLGSCECRGPRRLPILGVPWLPRTPEAGVGPCPERPEGSCKKEL, from the exons ATGAGGGAGCCTCGTCCTCCAG GTTGGCATCCGCCAATCCCAACAGGGTCCAAGTGCCTCTCTCCCCCAGCAAGGGTGCCAGATGCTGTGGCCCTTCTGTGGTCCTCGG GCCACCCTGAGGAGCAGCCAGAAACACGGAAACACAGGCCATGTGGGGCTCCCGGGAGCTGCTTCTGCTGTGGCTCCTGGTGCTGGCAGCTGGTGGCACCGAGCACCTCTACCGGCCTGG CCGCAGGGTGTGTGTTGTCAGGGTTCCCAGGGGCCCCGTGTCCGAGTCCTTCGTGCAACGCGTGTACCAGCCCTTCCTCACCACCTGCGATGGGTACCGAGCTTGCAGCACCTACCG GACCGTCTACAGGACCGCCTACCGCCGCAGCCCTGGGCCGGCCCCCGCCCGCCCTCGCTATGCCTGCTGCCCCGGCTGGAAGAGGGCCAGCGGACTGCCTGGACCCTGTGGCGCAG GGCCCTGCGGacccttctgagttcttggtGGGTTTCCCCCACCCACAGCAATATGCCAGCCGCCATGCCAGAACGGAGGGCGCTGTATCCAGCCTGGCCGCTGCCACTGCCCTTCAGGTTGGCAGGGAGACACCTGCCAGACAG ACGTGGATGAATGCAGCACCAGAGGGGGTGGCTGTCCCCAGCGCTGTGTCAACACCGCAGGCAGTTACTGGTGCCAGTGTCGGGAGGGGCACAGCCCTTCTATGGACGGGGCACTCCGCCTGCCGGACAGAGGGACGCCTAGGCCGGCCCCAAACCCCACGACAG GGTCCCATCCGTGGCCCGGGCAGCCTGGAGAGACAGCACCTCTGCTGGCGACGGGACATTATTACTTTTG GAGTGGACAGTGAGGTGAAGGAGGAAGTGCAGAGGCTCCGGTCAAGGGTGGACGTGCTAGAgcag AAGCTGCAGCTTGTGCTGGCCCCACTGCACAGCCTGGCCTCTCGGGCCCTGGAGCACGGGCTCCCTGACCCCGGCAGCCTCCTGGCCCACTCCCTCCAGCAGCTGGACCGCATCGACTCTCTAAGTGAGCAGATCTCCTTCCTGGAGGAGCAGCTGGGTTCCTGTGAGTGCCGTGGTCCCCGTCGCCTCCCCATCCTGGGAGTTCCCTGGTTGCCTAGGACCCCCGAGGCTGGAGTGGGTCCCTGCCCAGAGAGGCCAGAGG GTTCCTGCAAGAAGGAGCTATGA
- the EGFL7 gene encoding epidermal growth factor-like protein 7 isoform X6 — MREPRPPGHPEEQPETRKHRPCGAPGSCFCCGSWCWQLVAPSTSTGLAAGCVLSGFPGAPCPSPSCNACTSPSSPPAMGTELAAPTGPSTGPPTAAALGRPPPALAMPAAPAGRGPADCLDPVAQGPADPSEFLVGFPHPQQYASRHARTEGAVSSLAAATALQVGRETPARQTWMNAAPEGVAVPSAVSTPQAVTGASVGRGTALLWTGHSACRTEGRLGRPQTPRQGPIRGPGSLERQHLCWRRDIITFGVDSEVKEEVQRLRSRVDVLEQKLQLVLAPLHSLASRALEHGLPDPGSLLAHSLQQLDRIDSLSEQISFLEEQLGSCECRGPRRLPILGVPWLPRTPEAGVGPCPERPEGSCKKEL; from the exons ATGAGGGAGCCTCGTCCTCCAG GCCACCCTGAGGAGCAGCCAGAAACACGGAAACACAGGCCATGTGGGGCTCCCGGGAGCTGCTTCTGCTGTGGCTCCTGGTGCTGGCAGCTGGTGGCACCGAGCACCTCTACCGGCCTGG CCGCAGGGTGTGTGTTGTCAGGGTTCCCAGGGGCCCCGTGTCCGAGTCCTTCGTGCAACGCGTGTACCAGCCCTTCCTCACCACCTGCGATGGGTACCGAGCTTGCAGCACCTACCG GACCGTCTACAGGACCGCCTACCGCCGCAGCCCTGGGCCGGCCCCCGCCCGCCCTCGCTATGCCTGCTGCCCCGGCTGGAAGAGGGCCAGCGGACTGCCTGGACCCTGTGGCGCAG GGCCCTGCGGacccttctgagttcttggtGGGTTTCCCCCACCCACAGCAATATGCCAGCCGCCATGCCAGAACGGAGGGCGCTGTATCCAGCCTGGCCGCTGCCACTGCCCTTCAGGTTGGCAGGGAGACACCTGCCAGACAG ACGTGGATGAATGCAGCACCAGAGGGGGTGGCTGTCCCCAGCGCTGTGTCAACACCGCAGGCAGTTACTGGTGCCAGTGTCGGGAGGGGCACAGCCCTTCTATGGACGGGGCACTCCGCCTGCCGGACAGAGGGACGCCTAGGCCGGCCCCAAACCCCACGACAG GGTCCCATCCGTGGCCCGGGCAGCCTGGAGAGACAGCACCTCTGCTGGCGACGGGACATTATTACTTTTG GAGTGGACAGTGAGGTGAAGGAGGAAGTGCAGAGGCTCCGGTCAAGGGTGGACGTGCTAGAgcag AAGCTGCAGCTTGTGCTGGCCCCACTGCACAGCCTGGCCTCTCGGGCCCTGGAGCACGGGCTCCCTGACCCCGGCAGCCTCCTGGCCCACTCCCTCCAGCAGCTGGACCGCATCGACTCTCTAAGTGAGCAGATCTCCTTCCTGGAGGAGCAGCTGGGTTCCTGTGAGTGCCGTGGTCCCCGTCGCCTCCCCATCCTGGGAGTTCCCTGGTTGCCTAGGACCCCCGAGGCTGGAGTGGGTCCCTGCCCAGAGAGGCCAGAGG GTTCCTGCAAGAAGGAGCTATGA
- the EGFL7 gene encoding epidermal growth factor-like protein 7 isoform X9 — translation MWGSRELLLLWLLVLAAGGTEHLYRPGRRVCVVRVPRGPVSESFVQRVYQPFLTTCDGYRACSTYRTVYRTAYRRSPGPAPARPRYACCPGWKRASGLPGPCGAAICQPPCQNGGRCIQPGRCHCPSGWQGDTCQTDVDECSTRGGGCPQRCVNTAGSYWCQCREGHSPSMDGALRLPDRGTPRPAPNPTTGVDSEVKEEVQRLRSRVDVLEQKLQLVLAPLHSLASRALEHGLPDPGSLLAHSLQQLDRIDSLSEQISFLEEQLGSCSCKKEL, via the exons ATGTGGGGCTCCCGGGAGCTGCTTCTGCTGTGGCTCCTGGTGCTGGCAGCTGGTGGCACCGAGCACCTCTACCGGCCTGG CCGCAGGGTGTGTGTTGTCAGGGTTCCCAGGGGCCCCGTGTCCGAGTCCTTCGTGCAACGCGTGTACCAGCCCTTCCTCACCACCTGCGATGGGTACCGAGCTTGCAGCACCTACCG GACCGTCTACAGGACCGCCTACCGCCGCAGCCCTGGGCCGGCCCCCGCCCGCCCTCGCTATGCCTGCTGCCCCGGCTGGAAGAGGGCCAGCGGACTGCCTGGACCCTGTGGCGCAG CAATATGCCAGCCGCCATGCCAGAACGGAGGGCGCTGTATCCAGCCTGGCCGCTGCCACTGCCCTTCAGGTTGGCAGGGAGACACCTGCCAGACAG ACGTGGATGAATGCAGCACCAGAGGGGGTGGCTGTCCCCAGCGCTGTGTCAACACCGCAGGCAGTTACTGGTGCCAGTGTCGGGAGGGGCACAGCCCTTCTATGGACGGGGCACTCCGCCTGCCGGACAGAGGGACGCCTAGGCCGGCCCCAAACCCCACGACAG GAGTGGACAGTGAGGTGAAGGAGGAAGTGCAGAGGCTCCGGTCAAGGGTGGACGTGCTAGAgcag AAGCTGCAGCTTGTGCTGGCCCCACTGCACAGCCTGGCCTCTCGGGCCCTGGAGCACGGGCTCCCTGACCCCGGCAGCCTCCTGGCCCACTCCCTCCAGCAGCTGGACCGCATCGACTCTCTAAGTGAGCAGATCTCCTTCCTGGAGGAGCAGCTGGGTTCCT GTTCCTGCAAGAAGGAGCTATGA
- the EGFL7 gene encoding epidermal growth factor-like protein 7 isoform X8 — protein sequence MWGSRELLLLWLLVLAAGGTEHLYRPGRRVCVVRVPRGPVSESFVQRVYQPFLTTCDGYRACSTYRTVYRTAYRRSPGPAPARPRYACCPGWKRASGLPGPCGAAICQPPCQNGGRCIQPGRCHCPSGWQGDTCQTDVDECSTRGGGCPQRCVNTAGSYWCQCREGHSPSMDGALRLPDRGTPRPAPNPTTGVDSEVKEEVQRLRSRVDVLEQKLQLVLAPLHSLASRALEHGLPDPGSLLAHSLQQLDRIDSLSEQISFLEEQLGSCECRGPRRLPILGVPWLPRTPEAGVGPCPERPEGSCKKEL from the exons ATGTGGGGCTCCCGGGAGCTGCTTCTGCTGTGGCTCCTGGTGCTGGCAGCTGGTGGCACCGAGCACCTCTACCGGCCTGG CCGCAGGGTGTGTGTTGTCAGGGTTCCCAGGGGCCCCGTGTCCGAGTCCTTCGTGCAACGCGTGTACCAGCCCTTCCTCACCACCTGCGATGGGTACCGAGCTTGCAGCACCTACCG GACCGTCTACAGGACCGCCTACCGCCGCAGCCCTGGGCCGGCCCCCGCCCGCCCTCGCTATGCCTGCTGCCCCGGCTGGAAGAGGGCCAGCGGACTGCCTGGACCCTGTGGCGCAG CAATATGCCAGCCGCCATGCCAGAACGGAGGGCGCTGTATCCAGCCTGGCCGCTGCCACTGCCCTTCAGGTTGGCAGGGAGACACCTGCCAGACAG ACGTGGATGAATGCAGCACCAGAGGGGGTGGCTGTCCCCAGCGCTGTGTCAACACCGCAGGCAGTTACTGGTGCCAGTGTCGGGAGGGGCACAGCCCTTCTATGGACGGGGCACTCCGCCTGCCGGACAGAGGGACGCCTAGGCCGGCCCCAAACCCCACGACAG GAGTGGACAGTGAGGTGAAGGAGGAAGTGCAGAGGCTCCGGTCAAGGGTGGACGTGCTAGAgcag AAGCTGCAGCTTGTGCTGGCCCCACTGCACAGCCTGGCCTCTCGGGCCCTGGAGCACGGGCTCCCTGACCCCGGCAGCCTCCTGGCCCACTCCCTCCAGCAGCTGGACCGCATCGACTCTCTAAGTGAGCAGATCTCCTTCCTGGAGGAGCAGCTGGGTTCCTGTGAGTGCCGTGGTCCCCGTCGCCTCCCCATCCTGGGAGTTCCCTGGTTGCCTAGGACCCCCGAGGCTGGAGTGGGTCCCTGCCCAGAGAGGCCAGAGG GTTCCTGCAAGAAGGAGCTATGA
- the AGPAT2 gene encoding 1-acyl-sn-glycerol-3-phosphate acyltransferase beta has protein sequence MELWPWLTAALLLLLLLVQLSRSVKFYAKIGLYCVLCFAASAVAAVVCLLRHGGRTVENMSIISWFVRSFKYIYGLRFEIKGRQKLEEDRSCVIISNHQSILDMMGLMEVLPDRCVQIAKRELLFLGPVGLIMYLGGVLFINRQHSRTAMTVITTVGEHMVREKLKVWIYPEGTRNDNGDLLPFKKGAFYLAVQAQVPIIPVVYSSFSSFYNTKTKLFTAGTIKVEVLDAIPTSGLTVDDVPKLMDTCHQAMRACFFHISKTAQENGAPAGPDVRPAQ, from the exons ATGGAGCTCTGGCCGTGGCTGACCGcggcgctgctgctgctgctgctgctggtgcagCTGAGCCGCTCGGTCAAGTTCTACGCCAAGATCGGCCTGTACTGCGTGCTCTGCTTCGCAGCCTCCGCGGTGGCCGCGGTCGTCTGCCTGCTGCGCCACGGCGGCCGGACGGTGGAGAACATGAG CATCATCAGTTGGTTCGTCCGGTCCTTCAAGTACATATACGGCCTTCGCTTTGAGATAAAGGGCcgccagaagctggaggaggaccGCTCCTGTGTCATCATTTCCAACCACCAGAGCATCCTGGACATGATGG GCCTCATGGAGGTCCTCCCGGATCGCTGCGTGCAGATCGCCAAGCGGGAACTGCTGTTCCTGGGGCCCGTGGGCCTGATCATGTACCTGGGGGGCGTCCTCTTCATCAACCGGCAGCACTCCAGGACGGCCATGACCGTGATCACCACCGTGGGCGAGCACATGGTCAGGGAGAAG CTTAAAGTGTGGATCTACCCCGAGGGCACACGGAACGACAACGGAGATCTGCTGCCTTTCAAGAAAGGTGCCTTCTACCTGGCAGTCCAGGCCCAG GTGCCCATCATCCCCGTGGTGTACTCCAGTTTCTCCTCCTTCTACAACACTAAGACGAAGCTCTTCACCGCAG GGACCATCAAGGTAGAGGTGCTGGACGCCATTCCCACCAGCGGCCTCACTGTTGATGATGTCCCCAAACTGATGGACACCTGCCACCAGGCCATGAGGGCCTGCTTCTTCCACATATCCAAGACAGCCCAGGAGAACGGGGCCCCTGCAGGGCCTGATGTCCGGCCAGCCCAGtag